CCTGTTCCTAATCAGTTTTGAAACCTCAAGTCCCTGTCTGAATCCAAGGACAACTTCCTCACCATGAGAAAGGAAACATCATCTTCCTTCAGCTCCAACTGTAGTCGCTCAATCTCACAGGACAGTGCCTCTGAATCGTCTGCTAGCCGTTTCATCTTCTCCTCAGTCAGGAGATGTTTTTGTCGGGTCTCCTCAGCCATGGCATCCAGGATAGCCTTCTCCTCCACCTTCAGAAACTCCCGAAGCTTATCAAACTCCCTGCGGATCCGACCTTCCAGCCAGGCAGCCTCCACCTGTGATAGACGGTGAGAGGGTGCCAGAGGTCATCGATGGAAGGAACCTGTCACCTACTTCACCTGGTGACCTGCCTGCAGGTTCAATTTCCCAAAGAAACCACCTGTAGGTAAAGGTGTCCCCCATGTGACTACCTGGCCACAGCACTCACCTGATTGTGCTTGATGATGGCCTCATAGGAGCGCCGCATGGCCCAGAAGGACTTGGCTTTTTCCCGAAGGGCATGTTCCATGTTCCTGCACTTGGCCTGACAGAACAAGAAAGCAGATAAAGGCTGTGGTCTCAACTAGTTCCACTTGGAATGCACTGTACAGCTACACTGACTGAACCTGGTCCATGCACACACTGCACAGCCCAGTAGAAAGAGATAGCCTTGGCCTGGGATCCAACGATTAATGGGCCCCCCTTCTTTAAAATGAGCTCTTTGCTCTGTAccaggtacagaagatggaacagGACTGAGGAGGTATAtaaattacaatttttttaaagattttatttattaatgagaaagataggaggagaaagaatcagacatcactctgctgctacatatgctgctggggattgagctcaggacctcatgcttgagaggccggtgctttatccactgcgccacctcctggactacaaatttttaagtgacttttaaatatttatttattcccttttgttgcccatgtttttattgttttagttattgttgttattgatgtcgtcgttgttagataggacacagagaaatgcagagaggaggggaagacagagagggggagagaaagatagacacctgcagacctgcaccgcctgtgacgtgacccccgcccccaggtggggagcccaggggctcaaacccggatctctCCCCTTGCtccttgagcttcctgccacctgcgcttaacccgctgcgctatcgcccgactcccaaattacaATTTTTAACTAAAGATTTTACTGCTTTTAGTTGTGTTTTAAACTGTCAATCTTTTGGTTTTACTGTCTTTCTAAGGGATAAACGATGGAGATCAACAccacttttctgatgtatgtgagTAACGTGCCGGCATCACTTCCACCGCACTGTGGGGCTACATTCTCCTTCAAGAAGAATGTGTGCACTGTCCAAGTCTGAGACTCACCGTGCCAGATTTCCTACCTGACTATCCAGTCCTGACATGCCCTTCCCAGCTTTAGTCTAATTCCTTACCCCATCTTCCAAAATCTCGGCAGTACCTCCCCTCATGTTCACTGCACTTGGGACAACACTCCAGACCCCTCTCAGCCCCTCCATGATCTTCGTCATCTAGAAGTCCGGCCCCAGACTTCtaaagacaaagaagggaagacaCCATAGCGCagctccactactcctgaagcttcccttggtgctgcGCATGGTGCTTCCATGGGGTGGTGCGCTGCGGGTCTGGAACCTGATAATCCCGGATCACaatttggggtggagggggaaggtGGAAGTACCCGTGTCTCACAACCATGGGCTGAATGCAAAACTTCTGAGAAGTCCTGAGTTGGCTAGTCCTTACTTTATGGTCAGTTTTCCTTTCTGTGCCAAAGAGTTCTCCACATTAGATTCACTCCTCCCTTCATGCCCGGTCACCGAGGCCTCCTGCACGGCTACCCGACCCAACCAACAAGGGCCCAGccggggatggggagggggcagcGGTTGATGCTACTGACCAGCTTAAAGGTTCCCCAGTCCTGCCCAGGTGTGGAGGTTCCTCTGCCCCCAGGAAGTCACACCGGGGCTTCCCGAGAACAAATGCGGggtcccgccccccacccccacggtATCCCCGGAGGCTGCAGCGCGGGGTGGGGCTCTCTGGAGAGGTTCACAACGTGCTCAGTCCTCGCACTTCCCGTTTCCATCACCccgcttcccagctcagcctgcCCCGCCCCCACCCACCGGAAAGgggccttttttcccctcttcgtTTACCGTTTTCCTTGGGGGGCCTCGCGGGGGGGGATAGCCTAAGACTTGTAGGGATTGGGGGGGCGGGGTGAGGGGAAGAGCTGCAGCGGCGGGTAGAGGACCCGGCACCTGGCACCCGGCGCCCTGGTGGGCAGGAGCGTGCGGGGTTCCCCAGGGGTGCGGGAGTTTCGggggtttcgggggggggggcggggtcgGCGCCGAGCTGCGCGCTCGCCAACCCTCACCCGGAAGTCGTGCGCCGTGTCCTTGATGGGCAGCAGGCGGTGGCCGAGGTGGCGCGCGTCGGTCTGGCACGAGCAGCACAGCAGGTCCTTGTCCTCCAGGCAGAAGACGCTCAACTGGTTGCGGTGCTGGCGGCAGAGGCGCGGCGGGCGGCGGCCGGCCCAGCGCGCGCCCTCCGCCTCCTCGCGCAGCAGCTTCTCCACCAGGTTGTTGAGCGTGTGGTTGGTGCGCAGGTCGCCGGGCGACCCGCGGTCCTTGCACACGGGGCAGGTGGCCGCCGCCTGCACCTCCCAGCAGCGCGTCACGCAGCCGCGGCAGAAGTTATGGCCGCAGCGCAGGGTCACGGCGTCGCGGAACGGGTCGTAGCACACCGCGCACTGCAGCTCCTCCTTGAAGGAGCGCGACGGCCCTGGGGATGGCgaagaggatgaggatgaggatggggTGAGGCCAGGTTCCATGGCGCCCACGCCGCACGTCCACCACTTCGCCGCGCGTGACCCTCCACTTCCAGCCGGCCACTCCCACCACCGGCTGGATGGTTCTAGAACCGCCGCCGGGAGGCGCTCGCCTTTTCTCCCCCGCCGAGCGTTGAGAGACAGAGTTCTGGGCCAATCGCGTGGGGGTGTGCACGGGTCGCTCCACCCCCCTACCTGCTCCTGCTCCTTTCTAGGGAAAGCTGAGGGGCGGGGCGAGAGGCTCACCCCTCTAAGTCCCGGATGTGGCGGTTTGGCTTCGGGCACTTCCTGTCACTGGACACATATTCCGCTTTTGAAATGAGCAAGGAAGTCTGCGATTGTCTTTCCGTTAAGCAGACTCCAGGAGCCCTCAGGCATAGAGAGCGTTCCCGGGCTGAAACTAAATGTGGGCCCTGGGCAGCGGTCCCCAGGAGTCAAATAAATATCATCGCCACATCAGCCTTTGCAAAACAGGACAGGATAgcaaagggctttttttttttttttttttgcagcagcAGCAGTCTGAAGTGCAAGGGAGGCAGGAGCAAAGCTTAGATCTACTTTCTTGCCCTTTTGTTTCAGGGGATGTTTGTACCTGTAGAAAGAAGGGCTAAGAAAAGCCaacaagtaaaacattaattccccaataaagaaatttaaaaaagaaaagaaaagccataaagttttaaaacattaattccccgataaagaaaattttaaaaagctaaaaaatcGTCACAAGTGTTActtaagaagaaggaaagaaagaaagaaaatcacagggagtgggggtagatagcgtaatggttatacaaagaaactcatgcctaaggttgcgaagtcccaggttcaactcccccgcaccgccgccataaaccagagttgagcagtgctctgggggagaaaaaaaaaatcacaaacaaCTGTATAGAAAAAGAAGGGGTTGtatggccaggaggtggcgcaatggagaaagcactggcctctcaagcatgaggtcccaagtttgatccccagccgcacatgtaccagagtgatgtctggttctttctcctcctggctTTCTCGTTAACAAATACAAcctgagagaaaggagaaaatttaaaaaaataataataataataaagaggggCTGCCTGGAgggctggaggaagctttggtgctgtgctctctctgtcttggactatttttttttttttgtctgtaaaGAAAAGTCAGCCTGGTGAACCaaaagtgaagccctggcaataaccaaAAGAAaagggtggcccaggaggtggtgcagtggataaagcactggactctcaagcatgaggtcctgagttccatccctggcagcacatgtaccagagtgatgcctggttcttttctccctctcctttctcattaataaatatttaaaaatatattaaaaagaaaagaaaaggaaggagttcTCAACATGCCTAAAGAAagctcaggggagtcgggcggtagcgcagggctaagcgcacatggtgcaaagcgcaaggacctggcataaggatctgggttcgagccccgggctccccacctgcaggggagtcgcttcacaagcaatgaagcaggtctgcaggtgtctgtctttctctccctctctgtcttcccctcctctctccgtttctccctgtcctatccaacaacaatgacatcaataataactacaacagtaaaacaacaagggcaacaaaagggaataaataaatattaaattttttaaaaaagaaagctcagCAGATTTTTGGCTGTAATGTTCAACAAATCAAGTACACCCCCTCATCCACATCAGGCATCAAACTGGCTGTAGCCTGGAGCTAAGGTGTTCCTTGACATCTATTCCTGTTTGAGAAACTGATTATCTCTGTTGACTATGCAGAATAAGTACACCATGGGTTGCATAAGTCATAAGGGAATCACAAGTCTGGCAAACAAACCTAGCATGCTGAGATATCTTTTCTGGCCCTCCCCCAAACAAGTGTCCAAGAATTTCCTCCCCATAACAAAGCTTCTAACAGGTTTTACAAGCTTCTCAGTCCTTTGCAGGATCAAGACCagtagaaatgggggggggggggttattggATGTGAGTCTCTGCAGTTGTTCTTGTCCAAATTCAATTAATGTGTTATCTGTTTCTTGCAAAGCATTTCATGTAAGGGAAGTCCTGAGAATTATTATCTTTTACTTAGCCCCGTGGATTACCTGGTTACCTCAGCCCTCTAGGTCATGTCAGGTAGTCCTCTCTCTTTGGTGTCCTGGCTTTGGATATGGTTGAAACTTCCTGGTTCCAAAGTAGAGTCTGGGCAgcttgggaagtggcacagtggataaagcattggacccttaaGCTTGAGAtttcaaattcagtccccagcattgcatgtgccagagcgatgctcaGGCACCCACACACTCTGTCCAACACCCCCCACTCTATGAATTAACTCataaatattgcaccaaagtaaaagactctggggtgagaaagaagggttcaggtcctggaacatgatggcagaagatctagtgggggtcatattgttatgtggaaaactggaaaatgttatacatgtacaaactatctttactgtcaactgtaaaacattaatcccccaataaagaaattctaaaaaagagttatataccaaaaaaaaaaaaacaacctataaatacatctttaaaaaattaataaaattacagCTAAGCCTTCCAACCCTTCTCTACTTGGTGTCATTTCAAAGATCCATTCTTCCATCATAGTTGTTTATGTAATTTTGCCAGTCTTATTATGGCTTTGCGGTATAAGGAGAAAACAGGTGAGGAAAGGGGTAtcatacaaaattaatatacaatatTATAATATACAATATACTGAGAGAACCTGTGGTTGAATTAAGTGGCAATTTCCAAAGATTTCCTCATAAGTGCCAATAACATATAGCCATGAAATGTAAGGGGTTAAAGTGAAATAAGTATGGTAATTGGCATACTGATATTGTGTGGATGGAATTAAAAGAGAGATGAAGGACTTTTACAAAGTTAACTGTGGAAACAAGAATCCAAGCTGAATTTCTCAGCTAGAGCCTCAGTTTGATCACCTCACAGTCTCACATGTGAGATTCCTATCTCCTGACCCACTTCTACTCCTGGTTTCTGATGGAAGACAATCTTCAAGTCAGAAATAATGTCTTTTTCAGGTAAAGTTCTGGTTCACTTAATTTCCATTACAAAGGATCCATATATGCCTGGGCTTCTCTCCTATAATACTTTATAGGAATCTCACAGACATGAATCACATCACattcctgatgaacatggatgctatgataatgaaaaaaaatccagTAGTCTAGATTCAACAGTACAATAAAAATATACATCCTGACCAAATAGGATTTATCACAAGGATGTAAGACgttcaataaacaaaaataaatgtgatccaccacatcaacaacaacaacaacaaaaaacttgattgtctcaatagatacagagacagCTTttaacaagatccaacaccccatcatgatcaaaatatttttaaaaaatgagcattGACAGAAAATCTCTCAATGTAGTTGAGCCTATAAACAGCAGACCTATAGCCAACACCATATGcaaaggcaagaaatgtttttcccACAAGAAATGGCAATGAAATCTTTCCCACTTAAATTAGGTATAAGGCAGGACTTCCCACTATCACTGTTACTATTCAGTGTAGTTTTGGAAATCCTAGCCATGCCAATTAGATAAAAGAAAGCAATAAAAAGGATActgattggaagaaaagaagtaaaactgTCACTATTTACAGATTATTTGGTGGCATACATAGAAGATCCAAAAGGGCCCAGTAGAAAATTTCTAGAAATTATTATgctggctacaaaattaatataaaaaatctgtgacatttctcaatgcaaacactacaaaaaaccaGAAATTAATATGATTTATATCAGAAAAAAaccaaatatctagaaataaacttaataatccaaaagacttatatactgaaacaCTTACACACTTATGTATGAGTCACTATgccaggaaatagaaaaagatgcaaAGACTTGGAAAGATGTACCATACTTATGGATTGGAACAGTTAAAACCATCAAAATGATCATCCTAACCAAACCATATCCAGACCTAATGCTATCTCTATCAAGATCCCACAGAATTTCTTCAAGATAACAGAGGGAAAAAAGTTCAAATGcttatgtggaaccagaaaatacctaggattgccaaaataatcctgaaaaaaaaaaaagaacaaaaatggagaCATCAAACTTCCTGACCCCAAATTATAGTATAGGGctactgtaataaaaaaaaaaaaagcctagtaatggaacaaaaatagacacagagaccaatggaataggataaataaataaataaataaataaataaataaaacctacagCTAATGGCAACtagtttttgacaagggggcccaaaatatcaGCTGGACAAATGAGAGTCTTTTCAACATTCTGTGTTGAGTTTTCCCACAGACTAAGGCTGAAGGCTGGGAATTCTCATTGCTATCTGCAGTGCTAATATGTCTGTGGTCTGTAAGCCTCATCTGGGGGCTATTCTAAAAATGCATGTACCCTAAGGAaagaataaaccagtgggactacatcaaattaaaaagcttctgcacagcaaaagaaaccaatacccaaacaaagagactcctcacacaatgggagaagatctttacatgccatacatcagacaagagactaataaccaaaatatataaagagcttgccaaactcaagaaaacaaatgaccccatccaccgtttcaccgttttcagcccatcttggatggagcttgaagaaatcatgttaagtgaaataagtccaaaacagaaggatggatatgggatgatctcattcacaggcagaagttgaaaaacaagatcagaagagaaaacttcagaacctggactgaagttggtgtattgcactataGTAAAAAGACTGggatgattggggggggggggggaagtacaggtcctagaagaggatgacagaggacctagtgggagttgtactgttatgtgaaaaactgagacatgttattcatgtacaaatgtaaaacattaatcccccaataaaggagaaaaattatatatatataaa
The DNA window shown above is from Erinaceus europaeus chromosome 2, mEriEur2.1, whole genome shotgun sequence and carries:
- the TRIM35 gene encoding E3 ubiquitin-protein ligase TRIM35; amino-acid sequence: MEPGLTPSSSSSSSPSPGPSRSFKEELQCAVCYDPFRDAVTLRCGHNFCRGCVTRCWEVQAAATCPVCKDRGSPGDLRTNHTLNNLVEKLLREEAEGARWAGRRPPRLCRQHRNQLSVFCLEDKDLLCCSCQTDARHLGHRLLPIKDTAHDFRAKCRNMEHALREKAKSFWAMRRSYEAIIKHNQVEAAWLEGRIRREFDKLREFLKVEEKAILDAMAEETRQKHLLTEEKMKRLADDSEALSCEIERLQLELKEDDVSFLMKHKNRKRRLFCTMEPEPIQPGLLIDISKYLDSLQYRVWRKMIMSIESVPFSFDPNTAAGWLAVSDDLNSVSNQGYRVQVENPERFTSAPCLLGSCTFSQGSHIWEVDLGGLPSWRVGIVRTRPDGAAEGHAHSCYHDTRAGFWYVCRTQGVDGDHCVTSDPATSPLAVAIPCRLRVELECEEGELSFYDAERQCHLYTFHAHFGEVRPYFYLGGTRGEGPVHHMRICPLRIIIKEELDG